The DNA sequence GAATAAATTTCGACACTCATTAAAGGAGATTTTTAAACTATGCAAAAAAAATATGTAATCTGGAATTCCGAGAAGCCTGGGGATGCTACGAAATTTCCGAAATCATCCCTCAAAGAGATGGTATACTTCGGAGAAAATTCAAGCAACTGTCGTTTCCCGAATATAGAAGTTAACGAAGAAAATCAGGCGAAGCTTCAGAAGCTAGTCGAGGAGTATTATTTACTTAACGAGGGAGAACGCCAAGAGTTAAGCCTGATAAGTTTCTTTAAAAGGAAGGGAATCAAAATCGAGCATGTCGATGAATATGAAGAACCCCGCAAAATCTTCATTTTACTCATGTATTTCAAAGAAATTTGCAAACTGACAGACTTTGAACCCCTACTTGCAATTGAAAAAACAATTTAGGCCAAAGGTGTGGTGCCTGACACCAACTTATAGTTAGGTAAGGTTATGGCAGTAGGCCGAGAAACCATATGGTATTAATCCATTATGTGGAGGTAAAAAATGAACGTATTAATTACGGGAGGTACAGGTTTTATTGGAGGAGAGATATGTAATAAACTTCTTCAGAAAGGTCACACAATTATTTTGTTAACTCGGGTAAATGATAAGATTAGAGCGGATTTGCAAAAGCCTGGTATATCACTCTTCCCCTACGAATACGCACACGACAGCAAATTACCCCTTGAACTAATGGGAAAAGTCGATGGAATCATCAATATGGCCGGAGAGCCTATTTTTACCGGGCGTTGGACTGAGGAGAAGAAACGAAGAATTTTAGACAGTAGAATTAATATTACTCGGCAGTTAGTGGAATGCATCGCTAAGCTTAAAGGGAAGAAGCCGCATGTGCTGGTAAGTGCCTCAGGGCTTAGGAGACGTCTTAGGAATTACGAAAGACTATGTCAACATGATTGAAAATGGAAGGCGTAAGCCTGGTTTCGCCTTAGCCAAACGAATTGCCGACTTCTTTACTGTGACGGTGGACGAGCTATTTTTTTAACTCTAATCGAACGAATTATTCGTATATGGTCATTTGTGAAGAGAATTGTTCGGAGGACATAGGACAAAAGGAGGGGGACATCATGACTAAACTCGAGATGACGATTCATGCCGAGGAACTGGTTACAGCAATCATACGCAGAGGATACCCCCTATACCCAAGCCGTCCTCCGGAAAACCCTCGTGGCAGCCGTAGCGAGAATCTATGATCCCGGCTGTAAATTCGACTATATGCTCCTCTTAAAATTAATCTCTGAAATTACTGGCATGTCAGAAGAGGGAATAAAAAATTTAAGATGAGTGTTAGCGCCAAAAGGGGCTACTCAAAATGATGTCAACAGTTGACCTAATGCGACAAAATATCTAAAGGAAATATTATATTTACAGAGAATTATAATATATCCTAAGGATTCTTTGTAAATGGGGTTTTATGCAAGTATGGATATTCTAAATATTATAAAGCGTAAGGAAATCGAGGATGAACTAAGCAGAACCAATTCACTACTGAAACTATTTGTTCAAAAAACTAATCGAAAAGCATATCTTGACGAAGTATTAATACTCCTTCAAGAGTGGATTGACTGTCGATGTACAGGTATAAGGGTATTGAATGATGAAGGCTATGTTCCATATGAATCTTTTGCTGGTTTTAGTCAAGAATTCATGGGATCAGAGAATTGGCTTTCTGTTAATCATCATCAATGTGCCTGTATGAGGGTGATTTTAGAGAAACCTGAATCGCAGGATGCTATCTGCATGACTAATGTTGGTTCTTTTTGCTGTAATAATACAATTGAGTTTATTTGTGAAATGTCAACGGAAGAGCAATCAAGATTTAGAGGTAAGTGCATAGAATTAGGTTATAAGTCCGTCGCTATAATTCCGATACGATATCAAGAGAGAGTTCTCGGAGTAATTCATCTTGCGGATGAAAAGGAGGGGAAGTTACCTTCAGAGTTTATAGAGTTTATTGAAAAAGTAGCTCCATTAATTGGGGAAGCAATGTATAGATTTAATTTAGAAGATGAACTCAGATATAAAAACGACAATCTTGAAAGACTAGTAGAGGAACGTACAAAGGAGCTGAAACTTGCCAATGAGCAACTCAACCACGATATTGTTGAACAAAAATTGGCGAGCGAGAAATTAATTAGAGCCCAAGAAGAAAAGGTTTCTATTCTGGAAAGTATGACAGATTGCTTTTTTGCAATGGATCGGGACATGCGGTTCACTTATATAAATCACGCAGGAGAAATTGCCTTTGGAAAATCTCAGAATGAGTTATTGTCCCAAAAAATTACTGAAGTAATTAAGGTTAATGATACCGCACTGCAACACTATCATGAAGTTATGAGTGAAAAGAAGTCAGCTACTTTTGAAAT is a window from the Desulfosporosinus sp. Sb-LF genome containing:
- a CDS encoding NAD-dependent epimerase/dehydratase family protein; translated protein: MNVLITGGTGFIGGEICNKLLQKGHTIILLTRVNDKIRADLQKPGISLFPYEYAHDSKLPLELMGKVDGIINMAGEPIFTGRWTEEKKRRILDSRINITRQLVECIAKLKGKKPHVLVSASGLRRRLRNYERLCQHD
- a CDS encoding helix-turn-helix transcriptional regulator, producing the protein MIENGRRKPGFALAKRIADFFTVTVDELFF
- a CDS encoding ATP-binding protein, whose protein sequence is MDILNIIKRKEIEDELSRTNSLLKLFVQKTNRKAYLDEVLILLQEWIDCRCTGIRVLNDEGYVPYESFAGFSQEFMGSENWLSVNHHQCACMRVILEKPESQDAICMTNVGSFCCNNTIEFICEMSTEEQSRFRGKCIELGYKSVAIIPIRYQERVLGVIHLADEKEGKLPSEFIEFIEKVAPLIGEAMYRFNLEDELRYKNDNLERLVEERTKELKLANEQLNHDIVEQKLASEKLIRAQEEKVSILESMTDCFFAMDRDMRFTYINHAGEIAFGKSQNELLSQKITEVIKVNDTALQHYHEVMSEKKSATFEIISEALGGKWLEISAYSAENGLTCYFRDITSRKIAEGEIARFDRLNLVGQLAAGIAHEIRNPMTTVRGYLQLLGVKPEYATQRSTFELMISEVDRANAIITEFLSLAQTKPSEMKSRNLNDIISHLYPLLEADTFTQNKQIKFIAGEIPDLALNAKEISQLILNLTRNGLEAMAEGGTLSIESYVEDCKVVLEIADEGCGIPKENFKKLGTPFFTTKDTGTGLGFASCYKIAESHNAKICIDSSPKGTTISILFPIPKME